From one Longimicrobium sp. genomic stretch:
- a CDS encoding glycoside hydrolase family 15 protein, which yields MNYPPIEDHGIIGDLNTVALVGLDGTIGFMCAPRFDSPTVFASLLDAEKGGAFTIAPALAGARSRQLYLPDTNVLLTRFMAPAGVAEITDFMPVGDAEVRRVVRRAKAVRGEIRFQVRCAPRFGYGRTPHTAEATEEGVCFATDDGSLRMRLDASVPLEIAEGDAVAEITLKAGETAIFVLEVGGECKGAARASQRYAARSFKETGNFWRRWIGRSTYTGRWRDEVNRSALVLKLLVSHPHGSLVAAPTFGLPERMGGARNWDYRYTWVRDAAFTLYALIRLGLTQETGAFIHWIADRVTGETGNGGPLQPLYVIDGSPEVPEAELDHWEGYAGSRPVRIGNAAAQQLQLDIYGALMDSVYLYDKYGEPVSHDLWMRLSGLVEWVCENWRRPDAGIWEIRSELREHLSSRLLCWVAVDRGIRLAMRRSFPAPLGRWMEARDAIYHSIFDEMWNPKLGAFVGERGGTEMDASVLLMPLLRFISPTDPRWTSTMKAVTRDLVEDSLVRRYRIQGSETDGFPDDEGTFTICSFWYAECLSRAGDVQQARFVFEKVVGYANHLGLFAEQLGPSGEHLGNFPQAFTHLALISAAFDIDRRLSGAGWKA from the coding sequence ATGAATTATCCGCCCATCGAAGACCACGGAATCATCGGCGACCTAAACACGGTGGCGCTGGTGGGGCTGGACGGCACCATCGGGTTCATGTGCGCCCCGCGCTTCGACTCGCCAACCGTGTTCGCGTCGCTGCTGGATGCGGAAAAGGGCGGCGCCTTCACCATCGCGCCGGCGCTGGCGGGGGCGCGCAGCAGGCAGCTCTACCTGCCGGATACCAACGTCCTCCTCACGCGCTTCATGGCCCCGGCCGGCGTGGCCGAGATCACCGACTTCATGCCCGTCGGCGACGCGGAAGTGCGGCGGGTGGTGAGGCGCGCCAAAGCCGTGCGCGGCGAGATCCGCTTCCAGGTGCGCTGCGCTCCACGCTTCGGCTACGGCAGGACTCCGCACACCGCCGAGGCCACCGAAGAGGGCGTGTGCTTCGCGACGGACGACGGATCGCTGCGCATGCGGCTCGACGCATCCGTGCCGCTGGAGATCGCGGAGGGCGACGCCGTCGCGGAGATCACGTTGAAGGCGGGAGAGACGGCGATCTTCGTGCTGGAGGTGGGCGGGGAGTGCAAAGGGGCGGCGCGGGCATCGCAGCGGTACGCCGCGCGCTCGTTCAAGGAGACGGGGAACTTCTGGCGGCGCTGGATCGGACGGTCCACGTACACCGGGCGCTGGCGCGACGAGGTCAATCGCTCCGCGCTCGTGCTCAAGCTGCTCGTCTCGCATCCGCACGGCTCGCTGGTGGCGGCGCCCACCTTCGGGCTCCCCGAGCGGATGGGCGGCGCGCGCAACTGGGACTACCGCTACACCTGGGTCCGCGACGCCGCGTTCACCCTGTATGCGCTGATCCGGCTTGGGCTTACGCAGGAGACGGGCGCCTTCATCCACTGGATCGCGGACCGCGTGACCGGCGAGACGGGGAACGGCGGGCCCCTGCAGCCGCTGTACGTCATCGACGGATCCCCCGAGGTGCCCGAGGCGGAGCTGGACCACTGGGAGGGATACGCCGGATCGCGCCCGGTGAGGATCGGCAACGCGGCGGCGCAGCAGCTCCAGCTCGACATCTACGGCGCGCTGATGGACTCGGTGTACCTGTACGACAAGTACGGTGAGCCCGTCTCGCACGACCTGTGGATGCGCCTGTCCGGCCTGGTGGAGTGGGTGTGCGAGAACTGGCGCCGCCCCGACGCGGGCATCTGGGAGATCCGCAGCGAGCTGCGCGAGCACCTGTCGTCGCGCCTCCTCTGCTGGGTGGCGGTGGACCGCGGGATACGGCTGGCGATGCGCCGCTCCTTCCCCGCGCCGCTCGGCCGCTGGATGGAGGCGCGCGACGCCATCTACCACTCCATCTTCGACGAGATGTGGAACCCGAAGCTCGGCGCCTTCGTCGGCGAGCGCGGCGGGACGGAGATGGATGCGTCGGTGCTCCTGATGCCCCTCCTGCGCTTCATCTCCCCCACCGATCCGCGCTGGACCTCCACCATGAAGGCCGTCACGCGCGACCTGGTGGAGGACTCGCTCGTGCGCCGCTACCGCATCCAGGGAAGCGAGACGGACGGCTTTCCAGACGACGAGGGGACGTTCACCATCTGCTCCTTCTGGTACGCCGAGTGCCTCTCGCGCGCGGGCGACGTGCAGCAGGCCAGGTTCGTCTTCGAAAAGGTGGTTGGCTATGCCAACCACCTGGGGCTCTTCGCGGAGCAGCTCGGGCCCAGCGGCGAGCACCTGGGCAACTTTCCGCAGGCCTTCACCCACCTCGCGCTCATCAGCGCCGCGTTCGACATCGACCGGCGGCTGAGCGGGGCGGGGTGGAAAGCGTGA
- a CDS encoding ATP-binding protein, translated as MDHRTSSNAPPSAGHSPLVSVEWDGEGRVTRWPAEAEALFGWRAEEVLGKRSADWPFVHPDDRAAVRERTLEMVRGTARQTLSINRNVTRDGRILHCEWYNTAVVDASGELVAHLSLVLDVTARERAFAEMQEARAAAERAAERTRGLQWVTAALSEALTPAEVTRVVMEQGIALLGAAAGVVVLLDEDGERLELVEHRGYPRKIIEEWRSFPLTAGVPLSDAARTGEPVALRSKAERARLYPSLGELPTPYPAILSVPLSVEGEVLGSLGLSFTAEREFGDEEVDLAMALARQCAQAVRRATLYQREREARREVESLGERLHLALDSADIGTWDFDPVSGELSWDRRCREIFGVGHRGRVDYHAFLEAIHPEDRAATDAAVQRALDPHGPGEYAVEYRIRGGDGPVRWALARGRGFFEGEGEARRATRFIGTVLDVTERVRGRRRTELLAEAGTALAVSTDAEGVLRALARIAATRLAAACAVFLANPECAPEQVEAAVREDGEVRFLGRRAPSLLPAGHPVARVLLTGQAELVPAGGLLAGLFGAGEWGRGAAVPMRVDGRIIGAIVLAGGAEEGWGSEEVAMAEELARRAALAVERARLYERALAANVAKSQFLATMSHEIRTPINAIIGYAELLEVGIAGPLTEGQAGYLERVRYSSRHLLGLINDILDLAKVEAGEMRFARERVPAEEAAASVVAMILPQAEAKGVRLAAEVCQADAELLGDGDRIRQVLLNLVSNAVKFTHAGGRVTVRSGTSSVPPPGTPLPGTGPWGFVEVADTGIGIPGEQLARIFDPFTQVDGTHTRQQGGTGLGLAISRTFARRMGGEVSVWSMPGEGSVFTLWLPAAEAPAVEAPVAAAPSEVPGLASVGRVLEERVEEVLAAWTQRIGRDPALPHARGVEWVQLEDHAATFLVEVARALMALDAGAGEPSLLRDGESIIRTVARLHGAQRARLGFSAAEVRLEYHMLFEEAERVLRRHVSTLTDADPGPALDVVRGVIDRAAELAVEGHAVPHEIVAAITEADRVIGRTRQTVRRLHGRVEPRRRPDAG; from the coding sequence ATGGATCACCGCACCTCCTCTAACGCACCCCCGTCCGCGGGGCACTCGCCGCTCGTGTCCGTGGAATGGGACGGGGAAGGGCGGGTGACGCGCTGGCCCGCCGAGGCCGAGGCGCTCTTCGGATGGCGCGCGGAGGAGGTGCTGGGGAAGCGCTCGGCCGACTGGCCCTTCGTGCACCCCGACGACCGCGCGGCCGTCCGCGAGCGGACCCTGGAGATGGTGCGCGGAACGGCGCGCCAGACGCTTTCCATCAACCGCAACGTCACCCGCGACGGGCGCATCCTGCACTGCGAGTGGTACAACACCGCCGTCGTGGATGCGTCCGGCGAGCTGGTCGCCCATCTCTCGCTGGTGCTGGACGTGACGGCGCGCGAGCGTGCCTTCGCCGAGATGCAGGAGGCCCGCGCCGCCGCCGAGCGCGCCGCCGAGCGCACCCGCGGCCTTCAGTGGGTGACCGCCGCCCTCTCCGAGGCGCTGACCCCCGCCGAGGTGACGCGCGTCGTGATGGAGCAGGGAATCGCGCTGCTGGGCGCCGCGGCCGGCGTGGTGGTGCTGCTGGATGAGGATGGCGAGCGGCTGGAGCTGGTGGAGCACCGCGGCTATCCGCGGAAGATAATCGAGGAGTGGCGCAGCTTCCCGCTCACCGCGGGCGTGCCGCTGTCGGACGCCGCGCGCACGGGGGAGCCGGTCGCGCTGCGCTCCAAGGCGGAGCGCGCGCGCCTCTATCCCTCGCTTGGGGAACTGCCGACGCCGTACCCGGCCATCCTCTCCGTTCCCCTTTCCGTGGAGGGGGAGGTGCTGGGCTCGCTGGGGCTCAGCTTCACCGCCGAGCGCGAGTTCGGGGATGAAGAGGTCGACCTGGCGATGGCGCTCGCGCGGCAGTGCGCGCAGGCCGTGCGCCGCGCCACGCTCTACCAGCGCGAGCGCGAGGCCCGGCGCGAGGTGGAATCGCTGGGCGAGCGGCTGCACCTCGCCCTCGATTCCGCGGACATCGGGACGTGGGACTTCGATCCCGTCTCCGGCGAGCTGAGCTGGGACCGGCGGTGCAGGGAGATCTTTGGCGTGGGGCATCGCGGCCGCGTGGACTACCACGCCTTCCTCGAAGCCATCCACCCCGAGGACCGCGCGGCCACGGACGCGGCGGTGCAGCGGGCGCTGGACCCGCACGGGCCGGGCGAGTACGCGGTAGAGTACCGCATCCGCGGCGGCGACGGCCCGGTGCGATGGGCGCTCGCCCGCGGGCGCGGCTTCTTCGAGGGCGAGGGAGAGGCGCGCCGCGCGACCCGCTTCATCGGCACCGTGCTGGATGTCACCGAGCGCGTGCGCGGGCGCCGCCGCACGGAGCTGCTGGCGGAGGCCGGCACCGCGCTCGCCGTCTCGACCGACGCGGAGGGGGTGCTGCGCGCACTGGCCCGCATCGCGGCGACGCGGCTGGCGGCGGCGTGCGCCGTCTTCCTGGCGAACCCGGAGTGCGCGCCCGAGCAGGTGGAAGCCGCCGTGCGCGAGGATGGCGAGGTGCGCTTCCTCGGGCGCCGGGCGCCGTCGCTCCTCCCGGCCGGACACCCGGTGGCGCGCGTCCTCCTCACGGGCCAGGCCGAGCTCGTCCCCGCCGGCGGGCTGCTGGCCGGGCTCTTCGGCGCGGGCGAGTGGGGGCGCGGGGCGGCGGTGCCGATGCGCGTGGACGGGCGCATCATCGGCGCCATCGTGCTGGCGGGCGGGGCGGAGGAAGGGTGGGGGAGCGAGGAGGTGGCGATGGCCGAGGAGCTGGCCCGCCGCGCAGCGCTGGCCGTGGAGCGGGCGCGGCTGTACGAGCGCGCCCTCGCCGCCAACGTCGCCAAGAGCCAGTTCCTGGCGACGATGAGCCACGAGATCCGCACCCCCATCAACGCCATCATCGGCTACGCGGAGCTGCTGGAGGTCGGCATCGCCGGGCCGCTGACCGAGGGGCAGGCGGGGTATCTGGAGCGCGTCCGCTACAGCAGCCGACACCTGCTGGGGCTGATCAACGACATCCTGGACCTCGCCAAGGTGGAGGCGGGGGAGATGCGCTTCGCCCGCGAGCGCGTGCCGGCTGAAGAGGCGGCCGCGTCGGTGGTGGCGATGATCCTTCCGCAGGCCGAGGCCAAGGGGGTGCGGCTGGCGGCGGAGGTGTGCCAGGCCGATGCCGAGCTGCTGGGCGACGGCGACCGCATCCGCCAGGTGCTCCTCAACCTCGTCTCCAACGCGGTCAAGTTCACGCACGCGGGCGGTCGCGTGACGGTGCGCTCCGGCACCTCCTCCGTCCCGCCGCCGGGTACGCCGCTCCCCGGCACCGGGCCGTGGGGCTTCGTGGAGGTCGCGGACACCGGGATCGGCATCCCGGGGGAGCAGCTCGCGCGCATCTTCGACCCCTTCACGCAGGTGGACGGCACTCACACGCGGCAGCAGGGCGGCACGGGACTGGGGCTGGCGATCTCGCGCACCTTTGCGCGCCGCATGGGGGGCGAGGTTTCCGTGTGGAGCATGCCGGGCGAGGGCTCCGTCTTCACCCTCTGGCTCCCCGCCGCCGAGGCGCCCGCCGTCGAGGCGCCCGTCGCCGCGGCCCCGAGCGAGGTGCCGGGGCTGGCCAGCGTGGGCCGCGTGCTGGAGGAGCGTGTGGAGGAGGTGCTCGCCGCCTGGACGCAGCGCATCGGCCGCGACCCCGCGCTTCCCCACGCGCGCGGCGTGGAGTGGGTGCAGCTGGAGGACCACGCGGCGACGTTCCTGGTGGAGGTGGCGCGCGCCCTCATGGCGCTCGACGCCGGCGCCGGCGAGCCGTCGCTGCTGCGCGACGGCGAGAGCATCATCCGCACGGTGGCGCGGCTGCACGGCGCCCAGCGCGCGCGACTCGGCTTCTCGGCGGCGGAGGTGCGGCTGGAGTACCACATGCTCTTCGAGGAAGCCGAACGCGTCCTGCGCCGCCACGTCTCTACCCTGACCGACGCGGATCCCGGCCCGGCGCTCGATGTGGTGCGCGGCGTGATCGACCGTGCGGCGGAGCTGGCGGTGGAGGGGCACGCCGTCCCCCACGAGATCGTCGCCGCGATCACGGAGGCGGACCGCGTGATCGGCCGCACGCGCCAGACCGTGCGCCGCCTGCACGGGCGCGTGGAGCCGCGCAGGCGCCCGGACGCGGGCTGA
- a CDS encoding CHASE3 domain-containing protein: MRLSTPVRLLATYGSALLVLALCALMYQAVQRSRASTAAVTRTHEVIIRLETTLSDLRDAETGQRGFLLTGEGPYLEPYQSGTQRFDRDLKRLRELTAESPSQQRRVEALRRVGTEKMAYMAELVRVRADRGMEPALALTRTGRGKVLMDQVRRIVAEMRAEEERILRAQREEETRRRRIVMWVLGGGGLLASGLALLISVLFARHARAQQVAAGELEGVNHLLQERASLLEMQSGQLRRRAVEEAALSEVARSLTTAFEVEEVLRRIADGALTATQARAAFVERVDDGRTCVRLVAGAGEGLPALGVTVPYAGSMAEDVLERDEPQWIPDVTQEARAIAPAIEESCGRCAALVVPLISEQDALGALVLLQEAGHPPFRQDEITRARTLADLAAIALRRVILYSESERRRAALEESEGRFRLLVDSVQDYAIVMLDPEGRVASWNQGAERIKGYTAAEVVGSPLSIFYPEEEAGHAATHLRIATSEGRFEEDGWRVKKDGTRFWAHVVINAIRDERGELLGFVDVAGDLTDRHRAELARETYLQQERRARAEADAANRAKSQFLATMSHEIRTPINAILGYSDLLDMELKGPLTPGQREQVERIQRSSQHLLGLVNDVLDLSKVEAGEMTLEARPSPLRATAHAALELVEPQAAAKQIALSDVSECGRDVRFVGDEDRVRQILLNLLSNAIKFTEAGGSVTIRCGVVHAPPEEVRLHGPGPWTLMEVADTGMGIAPDQQVRVFEPFTQVEGGYTRTHGGTGLGLAISRHLARLMGGDLVVASTPGEGSRFTLWLPATRESVSDIPADVLRWPDRAGEVAGLGEVGRIVAEGADELVQSLAERLRDDPRIPGARDLDRAQLEDHISTFLLDIGKSLITLDEGGGEPALMRDGSDIQRLISERHGDQRRRLEWSTDALRAEFALLREVVEAHVRREAPARTVDNVDTALSILGRLLDRAEEIALRGWGKG, encoded by the coding sequence ATGAGACTGTCGACGCCCGTCCGACTGCTGGCCACGTACGGCTCCGCCCTCCTGGTGCTGGCGCTGTGCGCGCTCATGTATCAGGCCGTGCAGCGCTCGCGCGCGAGCACCGCCGCCGTTACGCGCACGCACGAAGTCATCATCCGCCTGGAGACCACCCTTTCCGACCTGCGCGACGCGGAGACCGGGCAGCGCGGCTTCCTCCTCACGGGCGAGGGGCCCTACCTGGAGCCGTACCAATCGGGGACGCAGCGCTTCGACCGCGACCTGAAACGGCTGCGCGAGCTGACCGCCGAGAGCCCTTCGCAGCAGCGGCGGGTGGAGGCGCTGCGCCGCGTGGGCACGGAGAAGATGGCGTACATGGCCGAGCTGGTGCGCGTACGTGCCGACCGCGGGATGGAACCGGCGCTCGCGCTGACGCGCACCGGGCGCGGCAAGGTGCTGATGGACCAGGTGCGCCGTATCGTCGCGGAGATGCGCGCGGAGGAAGAGCGCATCCTGCGCGCGCAGCGGGAGGAGGAGACGCGCAGGCGCAGAATCGTGATGTGGGTGCTCGGCGGAGGCGGACTGCTGGCGTCGGGGCTGGCGCTCCTCATCAGCGTCCTCTTCGCGAGGCACGCGCGGGCGCAGCAGGTCGCGGCGGGAGAGCTGGAGGGAGTCAACCACCTCCTGCAGGAGCGCGCGTCGCTTCTGGAGATGCAGAGCGGCCAACTCCGCCGCCGCGCTGTCGAGGAGGCGGCGCTGTCGGAAGTGGCGCGCAGCCTCACGACGGCGTTCGAAGTCGAGGAGGTGCTGCGGCGCATCGCGGACGGAGCGCTCACCGCCACGCAGGCGCGCGCGGCCTTCGTGGAGCGTGTGGACGACGGCCGCACCTGCGTCCGGCTGGTGGCGGGTGCGGGCGAGGGCCTTCCCGCGCTGGGCGTTACGGTGCCGTACGCCGGGTCGATGGCGGAGGACGTGCTGGAGCGCGACGAGCCGCAGTGGATCCCGGACGTGACCCAGGAGGCCCGCGCCATCGCCCCGGCCATCGAGGAATCGTGCGGGCGGTGCGCGGCGCTGGTGGTGCCGCTGATCTCTGAGCAGGACGCGCTGGGCGCCCTCGTGCTCCTCCAGGAGGCGGGGCATCCCCCGTTCCGCCAGGACGAGATCACCCGCGCGCGCACGTTGGCCGATCTGGCCGCCATCGCGCTCCGCCGCGTCATCCTCTACAGCGAGTCCGAGCGGCGGCGCGCGGCGCTGGAGGAGAGCGAGGGGCGCTTCCGCCTGCTGGTGGACTCGGTGCAGGACTACGCCATCGTCATGCTGGACCCCGAAGGGCGCGTGGCGAGCTGGAACCAGGGCGCGGAGCGGATCAAGGGCTACACCGCCGCCGAGGTGGTGGGCTCGCCGCTCTCCATCTTCTACCCGGAGGAGGAGGCCGGCCACGCCGCGACGCACCTGCGCATCGCGACGAGCGAGGGGCGCTTCGAGGAGGACGGCTGGCGGGTCAAAAAGGATGGGACGCGCTTCTGGGCGCACGTGGTGATCAACGCCATCCGCGACGAGCGGGGGGAGCTGCTGGGCTTCGTGGACGTGGCGGGCGACCTCACCGACCGCCACCGCGCCGAGCTGGCGCGCGAGACCTACCTCCAGCAGGAGCGCCGCGCCCGCGCCGAGGCGGATGCCGCCAACCGCGCCAAGAGCCAGTTCCTGGCCACCATGAGCCACGAGATCCGCACCCCAATCAACGCCATCCTGGGGTACTCGGACCTTCTGGACATGGAGCTGAAAGGGCCGCTCACGCCGGGCCAGCGCGAGCAGGTGGAGCGCATCCAGCGGAGCAGCCAGCACCTGCTGGGGCTCGTGAACGACGTGCTGGACCTCTCCAAGGTGGAGGCGGGGGAGATGACGCTGGAGGCGCGCCCCTCGCCCCTTCGCGCCACCGCGCACGCGGCGCTGGAGCTGGTGGAGCCGCAGGCAGCCGCCAAGCAGATCGCCCTCTCCGACGTCTCCGAATGCGGCCGCGACGTGCGCTTCGTGGGCGACGAGGACCGCGTGAGGCAGATCCTGCTGAACCTCCTCTCCAACGCCATCAAGTTCACGGAGGCGGGGGGGAGCGTCACCATCCGCTGCGGCGTGGTGCACGCGCCGCCGGAGGAGGTGCGGCTGCACGGCCCCGGCCCGTGGACGCTGATGGAGGTGGCCGACACGGGGATGGGGATCGCGCCGGACCAGCAGGTGCGCGTCTTCGAGCCGTTCACGCAGGTGGAGGGCGGCTACACGCGCACGCACGGCGGCACCGGGCTGGGGCTCGCCATCAGCCGCCATCTGGCGCGCCTCATGGGCGGCGACCTGGTCGTCGCCAGCACGCCGGGCGAGGGCTCGCGCTTCACCCTCTGGCTCCCCGCCACCCGCGAGTCGGTCTCCGACATCCCCGCGGACGTGCTGCGCTGGCCGGACCGCGCCGGCGAGGTCGCGGGGCTGGGCGAGGTGGGGCGCATCGTGGCCGAGGGCGCCGACGAGCTGGTGCAGTCCCTGGCCGAGCGCCTGCGCGACGACCCGCGCATCCCCGGCGCGCGCGACCTGGACCGCGCCCAGCTCGAGGACCACATCTCCACCTTTCTGCTCGACATCGGCAAGTCGCTCATCACGCTGGACGAGGGCGGCGGCGAGCCCGCGCTGATGCGCGACGGCTCGGACATCCAGCGCCTGATCTCCGAGCGCCACGGCGACCAGCGCCGCCGCCTGGAGTGGAGCACCGACGCCCTGCGCGCCGAGTTCGCCCTTCTCCGCGAGGTCGTGGAGGCCCACGTGCGCCGCGAGGCCCCCGCCCGCACCGTCGACAACGTCGACACCGCCCTCTCCATCCTCGGCCGCCTCCTGGACCGCGCCGAGGAGATCGCGCTGCGCGGGTGGGGGAAGGGGTAG